The Lycium barbarum isolate Lr01 chromosome 10, ASM1917538v2, whole genome shotgun sequence genome includes a region encoding these proteins:
- the LOC132613225 gene encoding zinc finger BED domain-containing protein DAYSLEEPER-like: MADETKLSVVDSTGSIPNTDDTDSNDNSLDTQVTKKRKEMQSRFVVWGHFEKIVVQGIDRVKCKYCKKDLAAVTVNETTGLRQHLLRCNAYKSLIKPPTQKKIHFPSKDKNKIEDHWEFDQQLIRRALVEMIIIDELPFSFIEKEGFKKFMSQAQPLFQIPSHSTITRDCYERYNELRQNLKKYFREAHSKVCLTTDTWTSLQKINYMCLTAHFIDKDWKLHKIILNFFLVTSLKGEHMAETISNCLLHWNLDKVFTITVDNASSNDVTVR, translated from the coding sequence ATGGCGGATGAAACTAAATTAAGTGTTGTCGATTCAACTGGTAGCATACCTAATACAGATGATACTGATAGCAATGATAACTCACTTGACACCCaggtaacaaagaaaagaaaagaaatgcaATCTAGATTTGTTGTTTGGGGTCATTTTGAGAAGATTGTTGTACAGGGAATTGATAGAGTGAAGTGTAAGTATTGTAAAAAAGATCTTGCTGCTGTAACTGTAAATGAGACAACGGGATTGAGACAACATTTATTGAGGTGCAACGCatataaatcccttatcaagcCTCCCACTCAGAAAAAGATACATTTTCCATCTAAGGATAAGAATAAGATAGAGGACCATTGGGAATTTGATCAACAATTAATTAGGAGGGCTTTAGTTGAGATGATAATTATTGATGAACTACCATTTAGCTTTATAGAAAAAGAAGGCTTCAAGAAGTTCATGAGTCAAGCCCAACCTCTGTTTCAAATTCCTTCCCATAGCACAATAACAAGGGATTGTTATGAACGTTACAATGAACTGAGACAAAATTTGAAGAAGTATTTTAGAGAAGCACATTCGAAAGTTTGCCTTACCACAGACACATGGACATCATTGcaaaaaattaattatatgtgtttgaCTGCTCACTTTATTGATAAAGATTGGAAGTTGCATAAAATAATACTGAATTTTTTCCTTGTCACTAGTCTTAAGGGTGAGCACATGGCAGAGACTATTAGTAATTGCCTGCTTCATTGGAACTTGGACAAGGTATTTACCATTACTGTTGATAATGCTTCTTCAAACGATGTTACAGTTAGATAA